A window of Malania oleifera isolate guangnan ecotype guangnan chromosome 5, ASM2987363v1, whole genome shotgun sequence contains these coding sequences:
- the LOC131156145 gene encoding probable carboxylesterase 5: MASPASSDVVLEFPLVVRVYKDGRLERLQGTDTVPPSPLDFKTNVQSKDVVVSPQIPLSARLYLPHNPIPHKLPLLIYFHGGGFCIESAASPLYHNYLNALAAKSKAVVVSVDYRLVPEHPLPCAYDDSWASLQWVASHANRSGPEPWLNDYADFGRVFLAGDSAGGNIAHRMAVQVGCERPDGIRIRGIVLVHPYFLGMEAAGDEDGRRAKAGELWRFVCPGTSGSDDPRINPATDGDVGRMGGEKVLVCVAEKDFLREVGRYYAEVVGRSGWRGTVEVAEEEGEDHVFHLFKPESEKAAKMMNLLASFMN, translated from the coding sequence ATGGCTTCACCAGCAAGCTCCGACGTTGTCCTCGAATTCCCTCTCGTTGTCCGAGTATACAAAGACGGCCGCCTCGAACGCCTCCAGGGAACCGACACGGTCCCTCCCTCCCCTCTCGACTTCAAAACCAACGTCCAATCCAAAGACGTCGTCGTTTCTCCCCAGATCCCCTTGTCCGCCAGGCTCTACCTCCCCCACAACCCCATTCCTCACAAACTCCCTCTCCTGATCTACTTCCACGGCGGCGGCTTCTGCATCGAATCCGCCGCCTCCCCGCTCTACCACAACTACCTCAACGCCCTCGCCGCCAAATCCAAAGCCGTCGTCGTCTCCGTCGACTACAGACTGGTCCCGGAACACCCGCTCCCCTGCGCCTACGACGACTCCTGGGCATCCCTCCAGTGGGTCGCCTCGCACGCCAATCGGTCCGGGCCGGAGCCCTGGCTCAACGACTACGCTGACTTCGGGCGCGTGTTCCTCGCCGGAGACAGCGCCGGGGGCAACATCGCCCACCGGATGGCGGTTCAGGTCGGCTGCGAGAGACCCGACGGAATTCGGATCCGTGGGATTGTTTTGGTTCATCCGTATTTTTTGGGGATGGAGGCGGCGGGGGATGAGGACGGGAGGAGAGCTAAGGCGGGGGAGCTGTGGCGGTTCGTGTGTCCGGGGACGAGCGGGAGCGACGACCCGCGGATAAATCCGGCGACGGACGGGGATGTTGGGAGGATGGGGGGAGAGAAGGTGTTGGTGTGCGTGGCGGAGAAGGATTTTTTAAGAGAGGTTGGGAGGTATTACGCGGAGGTAGTGGGGAGGAGCGGGTGGAGAGGGACGGTGGAGGTGGCGGAAGAGGAGGGGGAGGACCATGTGTTCCATCTGTTCAAGCCGGAGAGTGAGAAGGCGGCGAAGATGATGAATCTACTGGCTTCGTTCATGAATTAG